One stretch of Segatella copri DNA includes these proteins:
- a CDS encoding DUF5020 family protein — MKKMKSLLLMALALLPASKTLAQTNAQVFYDFGSDRKFVTLTLEMFKQDKWGNTYFFVDHDFNYDKMDTSSPNVAQGGTYTEISRALNFWQNSPMKNWSLHVEYNGGITKKYPINNAWLFGVEYFMHDKSFKNTLTLQALYKTIRKTDQNVPMQLTAVWGCKDIFGLKGLNFSGFADFWWEDHSSFLDKDGDPKLDKDGNIDYKAEHTVFTTEPQLWYNVGQHFGCENLSVGSEVEISHNFGSNAGWMVRPCLGVKWDF, encoded by the coding sequence ATGAAAAAGATGAAAAGCCTACTGCTCATGGCACTTGCGTTGCTCCCTGCGAGCAAAACTTTAGCACAGACCAACGCCCAAGTTTTCTACGACTTCGGCAGTGACCGCAAGTTTGTTACCCTCACACTCGAAATGTTCAAGCAGGACAAATGGGGTAACACCTATTTCTTTGTAGACCACGACTTCAATTACGACAAAATGGACACCAGCAGTCCAAACGTGGCACAGGGTGGTACCTATACAGAGATTTCACGTGCATTGAACTTCTGGCAGAACAGCCCAATGAAGAACTGGAGCCTCCACGTAGAGTATAATGGTGGTATTACCAAGAAATACCCTATCAACAATGCCTGGCTCTTCGGTGTGGAATATTTCATGCACGACAAGAGTTTCAAGAACACCTTGACACTCCAGGCACTCTACAAGACTATCCGCAAGACCGACCAGAACGTACCAATGCAGTTGACTGCTGTTTGGGGATGCAAAGACATCTTTGGATTAAAGGGATTGAACTTTAGCGGTTTCGCAGATTTCTGGTGGGAGGACCACAGTTCTTTCCTGGATAAGGATGGCGACCCGAAGCTCGACAAGGATGGCAACATCGATTACAAAGCTGAGCACACCGTCTTCACTACTGAGCCACAGCTCTGGTACAACGTAGGTCAGCACTTCGGCTGCGAGAACCTGAGCGTAGGTAGCGAGGTAGAAATCAGCCACAACTTCGGCAGCAATGCCGGCTGGATGGTTCGCCCTTGCCTCGGTGTAAAGTGGGACTTCTAA
- the pyrI gene encoding aspartate carbamoyltransferase regulatory subunit, producing the protein MGNNKSQLVVAAIENGTVIDHIPAEKTYQVVNLLQLEKMETPVTIGYNLPSKKIGKKGIIKVANKYFTDEEINRLSVVAPNIGLSIIKDYEIVEKKTVKTPDTLKGIVKCNNPKCITNNEPMQTLFHTVDKVLGIVRCHYCDKEQQLGKVELCK; encoded by the coding sequence ATGGGAAACAATAAAAGTCAATTAGTGGTTGCGGCTATCGAGAACGGTACCGTAATCGACCATATACCAGCCGAAAAGACCTATCAGGTAGTAAATCTGCTCCAGTTGGAGAAGATGGAGACTCCTGTTACTATCGGCTACAACCTGCCAAGCAAGAAGATTGGCAAGAAGGGCATCATCAAGGTTGCCAACAAGTATTTTACCGATGAGGAAATCAACCGACTCTCTGTCGTTGCGCCTAACATCGGACTGAGTATCATCAAAGACTACGAAATCGTAGAGAAGAAGACCGTCAAGACTCCTGATACGCTGAAGGGCATCGTAAAGTGCAACAACCCTAAGTGTATCACCAACAACGAGCCTATGCAGACCCTCTTCCATACCGTAGACAAAGTGCTCGGTATCGTACGTTGCCACTACTGCGACAAAGAGCAGCAATTGGGCAAAGTAGAGCTCTGCAAGTAA
- the glyA gene encoding serine hydroxymethyltransferase has protein sequence MVKDQEIFDLIEREHQRQLKGMELIASENFVSDEVMNAMGSYLTNKYAEGLPGKRYYGGCQVVDIVENLAIERVKKVFGAEYANVQPHSGAQANAAVLLAVLKPGDTFMGLNLDHGGHLSHGSHVNTSGILYNPIGYNLNKETGRVDYDEMEKLALEHKPKLIIGGGSAYSREWDYARMRKIADEVGALLMIDMAHPAGLIAAGLLDNPLKYAHIVTSTTHKTLRGPRGGIILMGKDFDNPWGLTTKKGEVKKMSMLLNSAVFPGQQGGPLEHVIAAKAVAFNENLQPSWKEYATQVKKNAAVLADDLIGRGFGIVSGGTDNHSMLVDLRSKYPDLTGKVAENALVAADITVNKNMVPFDSRSAFQTSGIRLGTAAMTTRGAKEDMMHLIAELIEEVLNAPEDEKVIARVREKVNATMKDYPLFAY, from the coding sequence ATGGTAAAAGATCAAGAGATTTTCGACTTAATCGAAAGAGAACATCAGCGCCAGCTGAAGGGTATGGAGCTTATCGCTTCTGAGAATTTCGTGAGTGACGAGGTGATGAACGCTATGGGTTCTTACCTTACTAACAAGTATGCCGAGGGTCTGCCAGGCAAGCGTTATTATGGCGGATGCCAGGTAGTTGACATCGTAGAGAACCTCGCCATCGAGCGTGTAAAGAAGGTGTTCGGTGCTGAGTATGCCAACGTACAGCCTCACTCTGGTGCTCAGGCTAACGCTGCTGTTCTGCTTGCCGTATTGAAGCCAGGTGATACCTTCATGGGCTTGAACCTCGACCACGGCGGCCACCTCTCTCATGGTAGCCACGTCAATACATCCGGTATTCTCTACAACCCTATCGGTTACAACCTGAACAAGGAAACAGGCCGTGTAGACTACGACGAGATGGAGAAACTGGCTCTTGAGCACAAACCAAAACTGATTATCGGTGGTGGTAGCGCTTATAGCCGCGAGTGGGATTATGCCCGCATGCGCAAGATTGCCGATGAGGTAGGCGCACTCCTCATGATCGATATGGCTCACCCTGCAGGTCTGATTGCAGCCGGTCTGCTCGACAACCCATTGAAGTATGCACACATCGTTACTTCTACTACTCACAAGACCCTCCGTGGTCCTCGTGGCGGTATCATTCTGATGGGCAAAGATTTTGACAATCCATGGGGTTTGACTACCAAGAAGGGCGAGGTTAAGAAGATGAGCATGCTCTTGAATTCTGCCGTATTCCCAGGTCAGCAGGGTGGTCCGCTGGAGCACGTCATCGCTGCCAAGGCAGTAGCCTTCAATGAGAATCTGCAGCCTTCATGGAAGGAGTATGCTACTCAGGTAAAGAAGAATGCAGCCGTACTCGCAGATGACCTCATCGGTCGCGGATTCGGTATCGTGAGCGGTGGTACAGACAACCATTCTATGCTCGTAGACCTCCGAAGTAAATATCCAGATCTTACGGGTAAAGTCGCTGAGAATGCGCTGGTTGCAGCCGACATCACAGTCAACAAGAACATGGTTCCATTCGACAGCCGTTCTGCCTTCCAGACATCAGGTATCCGCCTGGGTACAGCAGCCATGACCACACGTGGTGCCAAGGAAGACATGATGCATCTCATTGCCGAACTCATCGAGGAGGTTCTGAATGCTCCTGAGGACGAGAAGGTCATTGCCCGCGTTCGCGAAAAGGTGAATGCGACAATGAAGGATTATCCTCTCTTTGCATACTAA
- a CDS encoding ISL3 family transposase, which translates to METIANICKGTENLGNNQTDLKLNAFEVGENLVAFLIPHFANFVIINYTITEDEVALTLKSKSTCACCDRCHIETHHTRGWQKRKVTMPPLGGKRFTLILYMRKFHCKADGHFFTEQQPDWLNKYARFSIDCTRLMNQVHLQMSSVSASRILSDMGIHCCPNTCINHLKNIKLASDRTATNIGIDDFAKRKGYSYGSAIVNHDTGQVLELIDSRDSEKVAEVLSLYHHVSTITRDRGKCYIKAIKKALPAATVVADKFHIMENLTKALFPQVQSRFLHERKRLLDKSEIGPKPPVLDQSWVLQGIYASLDSMSKDVEKAKTLAKRKLCLQMHVNQELSIKDIHDKTGYSSCEIKKLLDATYESFLNPSQLWVYKNVKYISDRILEKKTLEYSGVVKGVHGSGKKYAMKMLLSILREKWKNEYGEYKERMRKFLSKESIRMEEHDLWNAIVHFNSRPKTESVKIFMQQKNMYDLKYFVSTFQGILSGENKMGLYKWINMAIGCGVDGIEKFAMGLLDDYQAIKNSITSKWNNGILEGTVCKIKTVKRIMAGRASITLLEKKVALKL; encoded by the coding sequence ATGGAGACAATCGCTAACATTTGCAAAGGTACAGAAAATTTAGGAAACAACCAAACGGATTTAAAATTAAATGCTTTTGAAGTGGGAGAAAACCTCGTTGCTTTCCTCATCCCCCACTTTGCTAATTTCGTTATAATCAACTATACCATCACAGAGGATGAAGTGGCACTGACGCTAAAAAGCAAGTCTACTTGCGCTTGCTGTGATCGTTGCCATATCGAGACACATCATACCCGTGGCTGGCAAAAAAGGAAAGTAACCATGCCTCCGCTCGGTGGAAAACGTTTTACACTGATTTTGTATATGCGTAAATTTCACTGTAAGGCCGATGGTCATTTCTTTACAGAGCAACAGCCCGATTGGCTCAACAAGTATGCTAGATTTTCCATTGACTGTACAAGACTAATGAACCAAGTGCACTTACAGATGTCATCAGTCTCAGCTTCCAGAATATTGTCGGATATGGGAATACATTGCTGCCCCAACACATGTATCAATCATCTCAAGAATATAAAACTAGCTTCAGATAGGACGGCAACCAACATTGGTATAGACGATTTTGCTAAAAGGAAAGGCTATTCGTATGGTAGTGCCATCGTCAATCATGACACTGGTCAAGTGTTGGAATTGATTGATTCTAGAGACTCCGAAAAGGTCGCTGAAGTCCTGAGCCTCTATCATCATGTGTCCACCATCACTCGCGATAGGGGCAAGTGTTACATCAAGGCTATAAAGAAGGCTCTTCCTGCAGCAACTGTTGTCGCAGACAAATTCCATATTATGGAAAATTTGACGAAAGCACTTTTCCCACAAGTCCAAAGCCGCTTCTTGCATGAAAGAAAACGTTTGTTGGACAAAAGTGAAATTGGTCCCAAACCTCCAGTCTTAGATCAATCCTGGGTGCTACAAGGTATTTATGCATCTTTGGACTCAATGAGTAAAGACGTGGAAAAAGCTAAAACATTGGCTAAGCGGAAGTTGTGTCTTCAAATGCATGTAAATCAAGAGCTCTCTATAAAGGATATCCATGACAAAACAGGCTATAGCAGTTGCGAGATTAAGAAACTGCTAGATGCAACTTATGAGAGTTTTCTCAACCCTAGCCAACTATGGGTATATAAAAATGTGAAGTACATATCAGATAGAATCTTAGAGAAAAAGACTTTGGAATACTCAGGTGTGGTCAAGGGCGTTCATGGTTCGGGGAAAAAGTATGCAATGAAAATGTTGCTGTCCATTCTGAGGGAGAAATGGAAAAATGAATATGGGGAGTACAAAGAAAGAATGAGGAAATTTCTATCAAAAGAAAGCATACGAATGGAAGAGCATGATCTTTGGAACGCAATTGTACACTTTAATTCAAGACCAAAGACGGAATCTGTCAAGATTTTCATGCAACAAAAAAACATGTATGATTTGAAATACTTTGTCTCCACATTTCAAGGGATATTGAGTGGAGAGAACAAAATGGGACTATACAAATGGATAAATATGGCCATTGGATGTGGGGTGGATGGAATAGAAAAGTTTGCCATGGGTTTGCTTGACGACTACCAGGCCATCAAGAATTCCATTACCAGCAAATGGAACAATGGAATTCTTGAAGGAACGGTATGCAAGATAAAAACAGTAAAACGAATTATGGCAGGACGAGCCTCCATCACCTTGTTGGAGAAAAAGGTTGCGCTTAAGCTTTAG
- a CDS encoding penicillin-binding protein 1A, with protein sequence MRKRFIHILWAVFGTGILMVILAFVAIWFGMIGYMPDIEDLQNPINRFATQVYSADGKVLGTWNLNKENRIVIPYKKMSPYLIKALVATEDERFYEHSGIDFRALGRAIVKRGILGQTNAGGGSTITQQLAKQLYSEKAGSTMERLLQKPIEWVIAVKLERYYTKEEILALYLNYFDFLHNAVGIKTAANTYFNKEPKNLTLCESATLIGLCKNPSLFNPVRYPERARERRNVVLSQMVKAGYLSRGEYSQCAAEPLTLNFHRTDHKDGSATYLREFLRQYMMAKRPERSDYPSWNRAQFVVDSIQWENDPLYGWCNKNYKKDGSPYNVYSDGLKVFTTIDSRIQQYAEEAMYQHVARYLQPRFSAEIARKPSSPYSDKLTPKQIKSILNRSITQSERYRTMKAAGYSEDEIKAAFRKKQEMTVFTYHGDIDTLMSPLDSIRYYKSFLRSGFMSMDPKTGAVKAYVGGLDYTHFMYDMVSLGRRQVGSTIKPFLYSLAMSNGFQPCDLAPNRQQTYMVAGRPWTPRNANHSRAGQMVPLSWGLAQSSNWVSAYLMSKLNPQQFVQMLRDFGINSPDIHASMSLCLGPCEVSVSEMVSAYTVFANHGIRTAPMFVSRIEDNEGNTIATFQPRMNEVISADNAMKMLTMLMGVVDNGTAGRLRYRYNLEGQIGAKTGTTNNNSDGWFIGFTPQLVSGCWVGGEERDIHFDSMSMGQGATMALPIWAIFMKKVYADPSLGISPAIKFDLPEDYNPCSRKAAEQDDFEEVGGGSIDEVFE encoded by the coding sequence ATGAGAAAGCGATTTATACATATTTTATGGGCTGTTTTCGGCACCGGAATACTCATGGTAATTCTTGCCTTTGTTGCCATCTGGTTTGGAATGATTGGCTACATGCCCGACATCGAGGATCTGCAGAATCCTATCAACAGATTTGCCACCCAGGTTTACTCTGCCGATGGCAAGGTGCTTGGTACGTGGAACCTGAACAAGGAGAACCGTATCGTGATTCCTTACAAGAAAATGTCACCTTATTTAATAAAGGCGCTGGTGGCTACTGAGGATGAGCGATTCTATGAGCATTCAGGTATCGACTTCCGTGCACTGGGACGTGCCATCGTCAAGCGTGGTATCCTGGGACAGACTAATGCGGGTGGTGGAAGTACCATCACGCAGCAGCTCGCCAAGCAGCTTTATTCTGAGAAGGCAGGCAGTACGATGGAACGATTGTTGCAGAAGCCGATAGAGTGGGTGATTGCGGTGAAGCTGGAACGCTATTATACCAAAGAGGAGATTCTGGCTCTCTATCTCAATTACTTCGATTTCCTGCACAATGCTGTAGGAATCAAGACGGCGGCCAATACCTATTTTAATAAGGAACCGAAGAATCTGACCCTCTGTGAGTCGGCAACGCTCATCGGACTGTGCAAGAATCCGTCGCTCTTCAATCCGGTTCGCTATCCGGAGAGAGCGAGGGAGCGCAGAAATGTGGTTCTTTCGCAGATGGTGAAGGCGGGGTATCTGAGCCGGGGCGAGTATAGCCAGTGTGCTGCTGAGCCGCTGACACTCAATTTCCACCGTACCGACCATAAGGACGGTTCGGCTACTTATCTGCGTGAGTTCCTTCGCCAGTATATGATGGCTAAGCGTCCGGAGCGTAGTGATTATCCATCCTGGAACCGTGCCCAGTTTGTGGTGGATTCTATCCAGTGGGAGAATGATCCGCTCTATGGATGGTGCAACAAGAACTATAAGAAGGATGGTTCGCCATATAATGTATACAGTGATGGACTGAAGGTGTTTACAACTATTGATAGCCGTATACAGCAGTATGCGGAAGAGGCTATGTATCAGCATGTAGCCCGCTATCTGCAGCCTCGCTTCAGTGCAGAGATAGCCCGCAAACCAAGCTCGCCATACAGCGATAAGCTGACACCGAAACAGATTAAGAGTATACTGAACCGCAGTATCACCCAGAGTGAGCGTTACCGTACGATGAAGGCTGCGGGATATTCTGAGGATGAAATCAAGGCGGCATTCCGCAAAAAGCAGGAGATGACCGTATTTACCTATCATGGTGATATTGATACACTGATGAGTCCGCTCGATTCTATCCGTTATTACAAGAGTTTTCTGCGTAGCGGTTTTATGAGCATGGACCCTAAGACGGGTGCTGTGAAAGCGTATGTGGGTGGATTGGATTATACTCATTTCATGTATGACATGGTGAGTCTGGGACGCCGGCAGGTGGGTTCTACCATCAAGCCATTCCTTTACAGTCTGGCGATGTCTAACGGCTTCCAGCCTTGTGATCTGGCGCCTAACCGTCAGCAGACCTATATGGTGGCTGGTCGTCCGTGGACACCTCGCAATGCCAACCATTCACGTGCCGGACAGATGGTACCGCTGAGTTGGGGATTGGCGCAGAGTAGCAACTGGGTGAGTGCTTATCTGATGAGTAAGCTCAATCCGCAGCAGTTCGTACAGATGTTGCGCGATTTCGGCATCAACAGTCCTGATATCCATGCATCCATGAGTCTCTGTCTGGGACCATGTGAGGTAAGTGTCAGTGAGATGGTGAGTGCCTATACCGTATTTGCCAACCACGGCATCCGTACTGCTCCAATGTTTGTGAGCCGTATCGAGGATAATGAAGGTAATACGATTGCTACCTTCCAGCCACGTATGAACGAGGTAATCAGTGCCGATAATGCCATGAAGATGCTCACCATGCTGATGGGCGTTGTGGATAATGGTACGGCAGGAAGACTGCGCTACCGTTATAACCTGGAAGGACAGATTGGCGCCAAGACCGGTACTACCAATAACAACAGCGACGGTTGGTTTATCGGCTTTACTCCACAGCTCGTAAGTGGCTGCTGGGTAGGTGGTGAGGAGCGTGATATTCACTTCGATTCCATGAGTATGGGTCAGGGTGCTACCATGGCTTTGCCTATCTGGGCGATATTCATGAAGAAGGTTTATGCCGACCCGTCGCTGGGTATCAGTCCTGCTATCAAGTTCGATTTGCCGGAAGACTACAATCCTTGTTCCCGAAAGGCAGCCGAACAGGATGACTTTGAGGAAGTAGGAGGTGGCAGCATCGACGAAGTTTTCGAATAA
- a CDS encoding GIN domain-containing protein, producing MKKLCIWAVAAALFLAPMGLSSCSMGSSASEMKGSLNFTQDDLTEKPFKAIDVDVIASVYYTQNNGDECSVRLDYSAIKDAEFAQKLKEKLKVVYRDGEVKIGLNGKLKVPAACNSEKNRLKIYITSPDLVKIAQEGVGSFYTKSINSDRLKIDNEGVGSVKIGKVLANKLEITNEGVGSVNIDDVAGDDMNIDNEGVGSVKISKIEMGSVKLDNEGVGSVNLGMFKGGNLIIKNEGVGSVKAKVDCQSVNATSEGVGGVDLSGVTRQYNKKKGGIGGISDGGLTVRK from the coding sequence ATGAAGAAATTATGTATTTGGGCGGTGGCTGCCGCTTTATTCTTAGCCCCAATGGGCTTGAGTTCTTGCAGTATGGGATCTTCTGCCAGTGAAATGAAGGGAAGTCTCAACTTTACGCAGGATGATTTGACCGAGAAGCCTTTCAAGGCTATCGACGTGGATGTGATTGCCAGCGTTTATTATACCCAGAACAATGGCGATGAATGCAGTGTTCGATTGGATTACTCTGCCATCAAGGATGCTGAGTTCGCACAGAAACTCAAGGAGAAACTCAAGGTGGTTTATCGTGACGGCGAGGTGAAGATCGGACTCAACGGAAAGCTCAAAGTGCCTGCCGCGTGTAACTCTGAAAAGAATAGACTCAAGATTTATATCACCAGCCCCGACCTGGTGAAGATTGCACAGGAAGGCGTGGGCTCATTCTATACCAAGAGCATCAATAGCGACCGCCTGAAAATCGATAACGAGGGTGTAGGCTCTGTCAAGATTGGGAAGGTTCTTGCCAACAAACTGGAGATAACCAACGAGGGGGTTGGCTCGGTAAATATCGATGATGTGGCTGGAGATGATATGAACATTGATAACGAAGGCGTAGGCTCGGTGAAAATCTCTAAGATTGAGATGGGAAGTGTGAAACTGGATAACGAGGGCGTAGGCTCGGTTAATCTGGGAATGTTTAAGGGTGGCAACCTGATTATCAAGAACGAGGGCGTGGGCAGTGTGAAAGCCAAGGTTGACTGCCAGAGTGTAAACGCTACTTCTGAAGGTGTTGGAGGGGTTGACTTGAGCGGCGTAACCCGTCAGTACAATAAGAAAAAAGGCGGAATCGGAGGGATTTCTGATGGTGGATTGACGGTAAGAAAGTAA
- the pyrB gene encoding aspartate carbamoyltransferase, with protein sequence MEKHNFVTIADLSKEKIMYLLEMAQEFEKHPNRELLKGKVVATLFFEPSTRTQLSFQTAANRLGARVIGFSDAKTSSTTKGETLKDTILMVSNYADVIAMRHFIEGAAQYASEVAPVPIVNAGDGAHMHPSQCLLDLYSIYKTQGTLENLNIYLVGDLKYGRTVHSLITAMRHFNPTFHFIAPKELAMPEEYKLYCKEHNIKYVEHEDFNEDVIAGADILYMTRVQKERFSDLMEYERVKNVYILKRDMLCKAKENMKIMHPLPRVNEIAYDVDDDPHAYYIQQAQNGLYAREAIFCHCLGISLDDVKNDKSIIE encoded by the coding sequence ATGGAAAAACATAATTTTGTGACCATTGCAGACCTTTCCAAGGAGAAAATCATGTACCTCCTGGAAATGGCGCAAGAGTTCGAAAAGCACCCGAACAGGGAGTTGTTGAAGGGAAAGGTCGTAGCGACCCTTTTCTTCGAGCCATCTACTCGTACCCAACTCAGTTTCCAAACCGCTGCCAACCGCCTTGGTGCCCGTGTCATTGGTTTCTCTGATGCCAAGACATCCAGTACCACCAAGGGTGAGACCCTCAAGGATACCATCCTGATGGTAAGCAACTATGCCGATGTAATCGCCATGCGCCATTTCATCGAGGGAGCAGCCCAGTATGCCAGTGAGGTAGCACCAGTGCCTATCGTAAATGCAGGCGACGGCGCTCACATGCATCCTTCACAGTGCCTGCTCGACCTCTACTCTATCTACAAGACCCAGGGAACCCTGGAGAACTTGAACATCTATCTTGTGGGTGACCTCAAATATGGCCGCACCGTTCACTCACTTATCACAGCCATGCGCCACTTCAATCCTACCTTCCATTTCATCGCACCTAAAGAACTCGCCATGCCAGAAGAGTATAAACTCTACTGCAAGGAGCACAACATCAAATATGTTGAGCACGAGGACTTTAACGAAGATGTGATTGCAGGTGCCGACATCCTCTACATGACCCGTGTACAGAAGGAGCGTTTCAGCGACCTGATGGAGTATGAACGCGTAAAGAACGTGTATATCCTGAAGCGTGACATGCTCTGCAAGGCTAAGGAGAACATGAAGATCATGCATCCGCTGCCACGTGTTAACGAGATTGCTTACGATGTAGACGATGATCCACATGCATACTATATCCAGCAGGCTCAGAACGGCCTCTATGCACGTGAGGCTATCTTCTGCCACTGCCTCGGCATCTCGCTCGATGACGTGAAGAACGATAAAAGCATAATTGAATAA